The following are encoded together in the Equus quagga isolate Etosha38 chromosome 15, UCLA_HA_Equagga_1.0, whole genome shotgun sequence genome:
- the CASTOR1 gene encoding cytosolic arginine sensor for mTORC1 subunit 1 isoform X1 — protein MELHILEHRVRVLSLARPGLWLYTHPLIKLLFLPHRSRCKFFSLTETPEDYTLMVDEEGFKELPPSEFLQVAEATWLVLNVSSHSGAAVQAAGVTKIARSVIAPLAKHHVSVLMLSTYQTDFILVREQDLSKVIHTLAQEFDIYREVGGEPVPVARADSSNGFPRAQHAGPSPTVHPIQSPQNRFCVLTLDPETLPAIATTLIDVLFYSHSAPKEAASGSPGPSSITFFAFSLIEGYISIVMDAETQKKFPSDLLLTSSSGELWRMVRIGGQPLGFDECGIVAQIAGPLAAADISAYYISTFNFDHALVPEDGIGSVIEVLQRRQEGLGS, from the exons ATGGAGCTGCACATCTTAGAGCACCGGGTGCGGGTGCTGAGCCTCGCCCGTCCCGGTCTCTGGCTCTATACCCACCCGCTCATCAAGCTGCTCTTCCTGCCCCACCGCAGCCG GTGCAAGTTCTTCAGCCTGACGGAGACCCCTGAGGATTACACGCTCATGGTGGACGAGGAGGGCTTCAAAG AGCTGCCCCCATCTGAGTTCCTGCAAGTGGCTGAGGCCACATGGCTGGTGCTGAATGTGTCATCCCACAGCGGAGCAGCCGTGCAGGCTGCTGGGGTCACCAAGATCGCCCGCTCAGTCATTGCACCACTAGCCAAGCACCATGTGTCCGTGCTGATGCTGTCCACTTACCAGACAGACTTCATCCTG GTGCGGGAGCAGGACCTGTCCAAGGTGATCCACACGCTGGCCCAGGAGTTTGACATTTACCGAGAGGTGGGCGGGGAGCCTGTGCCTGTTGCCAGGGCTGATTCCAGCAACGGCTTTCCCCGTGCCCAGCATG CAGGGCCCAGCCCCACAGTGCATCCCATCCAGAGTCCACAGAACCGCTTCTGTGTCCTCACGCTGGACCCTGAAACACTGCCAGCCATCGCCACCACCCTCATCGATGTCCTCTTCTACTCACACAG TGCCCCCAAGGAGGCAGCCTCTGGCAGTCCTGGACCCAGTTCCATCACATTTTTTGCCTTCTCCCTCATTGAGGGCTATATCTCCATTGTCATGGATGCTGAGACACAGAAAAA GTTCCCCAGTGACCTCCTGCTGACCAGCTCCTCGGGAGAGCTGTGGAGGATGGTGCGCATCGGTGGACAGCCTCTGGGCTTTG ATGAATGTGGGATTGTGGCCCAGATCGCGGGTCCCCTGGCTGCGGCTGACATCTCTGCTTACTACATCAGCACCTTCAACTTTGACCACGCCCTG
- the CASTOR1 gene encoding cytosolic arginine sensor for mTORC1 subunit 1 isoform X2 — protein MELHILEHRVRVLSLARPGLWLYTHPLIKLLFLPHRSRCKFFSLTETPEDYTLMVDEEGFKELPPSEFLQVAEATWLVLNVSSHSGAAVQAAGVTKIARSVIAPLAKHHVSVLMLSTYQTDFILVREQDLSKVIHTLAQEFDIYREVGGEPVPVARADSSNGFPRAQHGPSPTVHPIQSPQNRFCVLTLDPETLPAIATTLIDVLFYSHSAPKEAASGSPGPSSITFFAFSLIEGYISIVMDAETQKKFPSDLLLTSSSGELWRMVRIGGQPLGFDECGIVAQIAGPLAAADISAYYISTFNFDHALVPEDGIGSVIEVLQRRQEGLGS, from the exons ATGGAGCTGCACATCTTAGAGCACCGGGTGCGGGTGCTGAGCCTCGCCCGTCCCGGTCTCTGGCTCTATACCCACCCGCTCATCAAGCTGCTCTTCCTGCCCCACCGCAGCCG GTGCAAGTTCTTCAGCCTGACGGAGACCCCTGAGGATTACACGCTCATGGTGGACGAGGAGGGCTTCAAAG AGCTGCCCCCATCTGAGTTCCTGCAAGTGGCTGAGGCCACATGGCTGGTGCTGAATGTGTCATCCCACAGCGGAGCAGCCGTGCAGGCTGCTGGGGTCACCAAGATCGCCCGCTCAGTCATTGCACCACTAGCCAAGCACCATGTGTCCGTGCTGATGCTGTCCACTTACCAGACAGACTTCATCCTG GTGCGGGAGCAGGACCTGTCCAAGGTGATCCACACGCTGGCCCAGGAGTTTGACATTTACCGAGAGGTGGGCGGGGAGCCTGTGCCTGTTGCCAGGGCTGATTCCAGCAACGGCTTTCCCCGTGCCCAGCATG GGCCCAGCCCCACAGTGCATCCCATCCAGAGTCCACAGAACCGCTTCTGTGTCCTCACGCTGGACCCTGAAACACTGCCAGCCATCGCCACCACCCTCATCGATGTCCTCTTCTACTCACACAG TGCCCCCAAGGAGGCAGCCTCTGGCAGTCCTGGACCCAGTTCCATCACATTTTTTGCCTTCTCCCTCATTGAGGGCTATATCTCCATTGTCATGGATGCTGAGACACAGAAAAA GTTCCCCAGTGACCTCCTGCTGACCAGCTCCTCGGGAGAGCTGTGGAGGATGGTGCGCATCGGTGGACAGCCTCTGGGCTTTG ATGAATGTGGGATTGTGGCCCAGATCGCGGGTCCCCTGGCTGCGGCTGACATCTCTGCTTACTACATCAGCACCTTCAACTTTGACCACGCCCTG